Proteins from a single region of Ananas comosus cultivar F153 linkage group 3, ASM154086v1, whole genome shotgun sequence:
- the LOC109708012 gene encoding probable metal-nicotianamine transporter YSL12 isoform X2: protein MESYGADRREGEGEGEEEMVAPEGSEMRRRSAAAAAAKEVETREGNGEAAASTMMSMSVERVFEGKRVPGWREQLTLRAFVVSFVLAAMFSVIVMKLNLTTGIIPSLNVSAGLLGFFFVKTWTAALDRVGLLKKPFTRQENTVIQTCVVAAYDIAFSGGFGNYLLGMSERIASQTTEANDPQNVKDPQLGWMIGFLFVVSFLGLFVLVPLRKIMIIDYKLIYPSGTATAHLINGFHTPQGAKLAMKQVTTLAKFFLISFAWGFFQWFYTATDSCGFQAFPTLGLKAYANKFYFDFSTIYVGVGMICPYIVNVSLLLGGIISWGIMWPLINNKKGEWFSADLSPTSLHGLQGYKVFISIALILGDGLYNFVKYTVTSLIAAVRKDRTSMLPVSDDEALITADRPLSFDDERRTELFLKDQIPQPVAYGGYVLIAVVSIVTLPHIFPQLKWYYILVAYIVAPVLAFCNAYGCGLTDWSLVSAYGKLAIFTIGMWAGASHGGVLVGLSACGVMMSIVSTASDLMQDFKTGYMTLASPRSMFVSQVIGTAMGCVIAPCVFWLFFKAFKDIGLSGSEYPAPYAIVFRNMAILGVDGFGSLPKHCLTLCFVFFAAAIVINLIRDLVPQKVARFIPLPMAMAIPFYIGSYFAIDMCVGSLILFVWEMVDKAKADAFGPAVASGLICGDGLWTLPQSVLALAKVQPPICMKFLSRQMNDKVDAYITTIS from the exons ATGGAGAGCTACGGCGCGGATCGACGggaaggggagggggagggggaggaggagatggtGGCGCCGGAGGGGAGCgagatgcggcggcggagcgcggcggcggcggcggcgaaggaggTGGAGACGCGGGAGGGAAACGGGGAGGCGGCGGCGTCGACGATGATGTCGATGTCGGTGGAGAGGGTGTTCGAGGGGAAGCGCGTGCCCGGGTGGCGGGAGCAGCTCACGCTCCGCGCCTTCGTCGTCAGCTTCGTTCTCGCCGCGATGTTCAGTGTCATCGTCATGAAGCTCAACCTCACCACAG GTATCATCCCCTCCCTGAACGTCTCGGCGGGACTCCTGGGGTTCTTCTTCGTGAAGACGTGGACCGCCGCGCTCGACAGGGTCGGGCTGCTCAAGAAGCCCTTCACCCGCCAGGAGAACACCGTCATCCAGACCTGCGTCGTCGCCGCCTACGACATCGCATTCAGCG GAGGATTCGGTAACTACCTATTAGGAATGAGTGAGAGGATTGCGAGCCAAACAACAGAAGCGAATGATCCGCAGAATGTGAAGGACCCACAGCTGGGGTGGATGATCGGGTTCCTTTTTGTTGTCAGCTTCCTCGGTCTCTTCGTCCTCGTGCCCCTAAGAAAG ATTATGATCATCGACTACAAGCTGATCTACCCGAGTGGCACTGCAACTGCTCACCTGATCAACGGTTTCCACACTCCCCAAGGCGCCAAATTAGCTAT GAAGCAAGTGACTACACTGGCCAAATTCTTCTTAATAAGCTTTGCATGGGGGTTTTTCCAGTGGTTCTACACTGCCACAGATAGCTGTGGATTCCAAGCATTCCCTACTTTGGGGCTCAAAGCTTATGCAAACAA attcTATTTCGATTTCTCTACTATCTACGTTGGAGTGGGAATGATATGCCCCTACATTGTAAACGTATCCCTTCTCTTAGGAGGCATCATCTCTTGGGGAATAATGTGGCCTCTCATTAACAACAAAAAGGGTGAATGGTTCTCAGCTGATCTCTCCCCCACAAGTCTCCATGGATTACAAGGTTACAAG gTGTTCATATCAATTGCCTTGATACTGGGCGATGGCCTCTACAACTTTGTGAAGTACACCGTCACCTCTCTCATCGCCGCCGTGCGGAAGGACCGCACAAGCATGCTCCCGGTCTCTGACGATGAGGCCCTGATCACCGCTGATAGGCCTTTGTCGTTCGACGACGAGCGCCGCACCGAGCTGTTCCTCAAGGACCAGATCCCACAGCCGGTCGCATACGGCGGTTACGTCCTCATTGCCGTCGTCTCGATCGTGACGCTCCCGCACATCTTCCCCCAGCTCAAGTGGTACTACATCCTCGTCGCCTACATTGTCGCCCCCGTCCTTGCCTTCTGCAACGCCTACGGCTGCGGCCTCACCGACTGGTCCCTCGTGTCGGCGTACGGCAAGCTCGCCATCTTCACCATCGGCATGTGGGCGGGCGCATCACACGGGGGCGTGCTCGTGGGCCTCTCGGCCTGCGGCGTCATGATGAGCATTGTCTCCACAGCATCCGATCTCATGCAGGACTTCAAGACCGGCTACATGACCCTCGCATCGCCGCGCTCCATGTTCGTCAGCCAGGTGATCGGCACCGCCATGGGCTGCGTCATCGCACCTTGCGTGTTCTGGCTCTTCTTCAAGGCCTTCAAGGACATCGGGCTCAGTGGCAGCGAGTACCCTGCGCCGTACGCCATTGTCTTCCGCAATATGGCCATACTCGGCGTCGATGGCTTCGGCTCGCTCCCGAAGCACTGCCTTACACTCTGCTTTGTGTTCTTCGCGGCCGCGATCGTCATCAACCTGATACGAGACCTGGTGCCGCAGAAGGTGGCGCGGTTCATACCACTGCCGATGGCGATGGCGATACCGTTCTACATCGGGTCGTACTTCGCGATCGACATGTGCGTGGGGAGCCTGATACTGTTCGTGTGGGAGATGGTGGACAAGGCAAAGGCGGACGCGTTCGGGCCGGCGGTGGCGTCGGGACTGATCTGCGGCGACGGGCTGTGGACGCTGCCGCAGTCGGTGCTGGCGCTCGCGAAGGTGCAGCCGCCAATCTGCATGAAGTTCTTGTCCCGCCAGATGAACGACAAAGTCGACGCTTACATTACCACCATATCATAA
- the LOC109708014 gene encoding replication protein A 32 kDa subunit B isoform X1 has protein sequence MYSNQYDGGGGGGSSSLFSGGGFMPSQATQTPESGFSKSRGVQTLLPLTVKQIREAYQSSDDKSNFVIDGVEAAAARLLGRVVNKVERVTDVSFALDDGTGRIDVHRWVQDTSETNEMAAIQNGMYVVVGGSLKGFQGKNHLVAYSVRPVIDFNELTHHFIECIHVHLENTRQKVQVVASMGSTTPFINDQKGYQTSIPNQFSTNPPMAAGPETDIRDLVLNVFQEPSSLAREHGLHVDEVVRRLGLPGDKIRDAVDYHVDVGNIYSTIDEYHYKSACNG, from the exons ATGTACTCAAACCAGTACgacgggggcggcggcggcggcagctccTCCCTCTTCTCCGGTGGCGGTTTCATGCCCTCGCAGGCCACCCAAACCCCCGAATCCGGATTCTCCAAG AGTCGGGGCGTTCAGACGCTGCTCCCACTTACAGTGAAGCAGATCCGCGAAGCTTATCAATCCTCCGATGACAAGTCCAACTTTGTTATTGATGGCGTCGAAGCAGCTGCT GCGAGGCTCTTGGGCCGTGTGGTGAATAAGGTCGAGAGGGTCACCGATGTCTCCTTTGCCCTTGATGATGGCACAGGAAGGATTGATGTCCACCGTTG GGTCCAAGACACTTCAGAAACAAATGAAATGGCTGCTATTCA GAACGGAATGTATGTTGTCGTTGGTGGTAGCTTGAAAGGTTTCCAAGGCAAAAATCATCTGGTGGCTTACTCTGTTCG ACCTGTGATTGACTTCAACGAACTCACACATCACTTTATTGAGTGTATTCATGTTCATCTTGAGAACACCAGACAAAAG GTCCAGGTCGTCGCATCAATGGGATCAACAACTCCTTTCATTAATGATCAAAAGGGATACCAGACTTCTATCCCCAATCAA TTTTCCACAAATCCGCCAATGGCGGCTGGACCTGAGACTGACATCCGTGACTTGGTCTTGAATGTTTTCCAGGAACCATCAAGCCT GGCTCGTGAGCATGGATTGCATGTGGATGAAGTTGTCAGACGACTTGGACTGCCAGGAGATAAGATCAG AGATGCTGTCGACTACCATGTTGACGTTGGCAATATATATTCTACAATCGATGAATATCATTACAAGTCTGCATGCAATGGCTGA
- the LOC109708012 gene encoding probable metal-nicotianamine transporter YSL12 isoform X1 — protein MESYGADRREGEGEGEEEMVAPEGSEMRRRSAAAAAAKEVETREGNGEAAASTMMSMSVERVFEGKRVPGWREQLTLRAFVVSFVLAAMFSVIVMKLNLTTGIIPSLNVSAGLLGFFFVKTWTAALDRVGLLKKPFTRQENTVIQTCVVAAYDIAFSGGFGSYLLGMSERVANQTTEANDPQNVKDPQLGWMIGFLFVVSFLGLFALVPLRKIMIIDYKLIYPSGTATAHLINGFHTPQGAKLARKQVITLAKFFVISFAWGFFQWFYTATDSCGFQAFPTLGLKAYANNFYFDFSTIYIGVGMICPYIVNVSVLLGGIISWGIMWPLINNKKGEWFSADLPPTSLHGLQGYRVFISIALILGDGLYNFVKVLLHTVTSLVAAARKGRTSTLPVSDNGSPITTDNPVSFDDERRTELFLKDQIPQPVAYGGYVLVAVISIVTVPHIFPQLKWYYILVAYVFAPVLAFCNAYGCGLTDWSLASTYGKLAIFTIGAWAGASHGGVLAGLAACGVMMSIVSTAADLMQDFKTGYMTLASPRSMFVSQVIGTAMGCVIAPCVFWLFFKAFKDIGLSGSEYPAPYAIVYRNMAILGVDGFGSLPKHCLTLCFVFFAAAIVINLIRDLVPQKVARFIPLPMAMAIPFYIGSYFAIDMCVGSLILFVWEMVDKAKADAFGPAVASGLICGDGLWTLPQSVLSLAKVQPPICMKFLSRQINDKVDTYIATLS, from the exons ATGGAGAGCTACGGCGCGGATCGACGggaaggggagggggagggggaggaggagatggtGGCGCCGGAGGGGAGCgagatgcggcggcggagcgcggcggcggcggcggcgaaggaggTGGAGACGCGGGAGGGAAACGGGGAGGCGGCGGCGTCGACGATGATGTCGATGTCGGTGGAGAGGGTGTTCGAGGGGAAGCGCGTGCCCGGGTGGCGGGAGCAGCTCACGCTCCGCGCCTTCGTCGTCAGCTTCGTTCTCGCCGCGATGTTCAGTGTCATCGTCATGAAGCTCAACCTCACCACAG GTATCATCCCCTCCCTGAACGTCTCGGCGGGACTCCTGGGGTTCTTCTTCGTGAAGACGTGGACCGCCGCGCTCGACAGGGTCGGGCTGCTCAAGAAGCCCTTCACCCGCCAGGAGAACACCGTCATCCAGACCTGCGTCGTCGCCGCCTACGACATCGCATTCAGCG GAGGATTTGGTAGCTACCTACTAGGAATGAGTGAGAGGGTTGCGAACCAAACAACAGAAGCGAATGATCCGCAGAATGTGAAGGACCCACAGCTGGGGTGGATGATTGGGTTCCTTTTTGTCGTCAGCTTCCTCGGTCTCTTCGCTCTCGTGCCCTTAAGAAAG ATTATGATCATCGACTACAAGCTGATCTACCCCAGTGGCACAGCAACTGCTCACCTGATCAATGGTTTCCACACTCCCCAAGGCGCCAAATTAGCGAG GAAGCAGGTGATTACATTGGCGAAATTCTTCGTAATAAGCTTTGCATGGGGGTTTTTCCAGTGGTTCTACACTGCCACAGATAGCTGTGGATTTCAAGCATTCCCTACTTTGGGGCTCAAAGCTTATGCAAACAA CTTCTATTTCGATTTCTCTACTATTTACATTGGAGTGGGAATGATATGCCCCTACATTGTAAACGTATCTGTTCTCTTAGGAGGCATCATCTCATGGGGGATCATGTGGCCTCTCATTAACAACAAAAAGGGTGAATGGTTCTCAGCTGATCTCCCCCCTACTAGTCTCCATGGATTGCAAGGTTACAGG gtgTTCATATCGATTGCCTTGATACTGGGCGATGGCCTCTACAACTTCGTGAAGGTGCTCCTGCACACCGTCACCTCCCTCGTCGCCGCCGCGCGGAAGGGCCGCACGAGCACGCTTCCGGTCTCTGACAACGGGAGTCCGATCACCACCGACAACCCTGTGTCCTTCGACGATGAGCGCCGCACCGAGCTGTTCCTCAAGGACCAGATCCCGCAGCCGGTCGCGTACGGCGGCTACGTCCTCGTCGCCGTCATCTCGATCGTGACGGTCCCGCACATCTTCCCGCAGCTCAAGTGGTACTACATCCTCGTCGCCTACGTCTTCGCCCCTGTCCTCGCCTTCTGCAACGCCTATGGCTGCGGCCTCACCGACTGGTCCCTCGCGTCAACGTACGGCAAGCTAGCCATCTTCACCATTGGCGCTTGGGCGGGCGCGTCGCACGGGGGTGTGCTCGCGGGCCTCGCGGCCTGCGGCGTCATGATGAGCATCGTCTCCACGGCCGCCGACCTCATGCAGGACTTCAAGACAGGCTACATGACCCTGGCATCGCCGCGCTCCATGTTCGTCAGCCAGGTGATCGGCACCGCCATGGGCTGCGTCATCGCGCCCTGCGTGTTCTGGCTCTTCTTCAAGGCCTTCAAGGACATCGGGCTCAGCGGCAGCGAGTACCCCGCGCCGTACGCCATTGTCTACCGCAACATGGCCATACTCGGCGTCGACGGCTTCGGTTCGCTCCCGAAGCACTGCCTCACGCTCTGCTTTGTGTTCTTCGCTGCCGCGATCGTCATCAACCTGATACGAGACCTGGTGCCGCAGAAGGTGGCGCGGTTCATACCGCTGCCGATGGCGATGGCGATACCGTTCTACATCGGGTCGTACTTTGCAATCGACATGTGCGTGGGGAGCCTGATACTATTCGTGTGGGAGATGGTGGACAAGGCGAAGGCGGATGCGTTCGGGCCGGCGGTGGCGTCAGGACTGATCTGCGGCGATGGGCTGTGGACGCTGCCGCAGTCGGTGCTGTCGCTCGCGAAGGTGCAGCCGCCGATCTGCATGAAGTTCTTGTCCCGCCAGATAAACGACAAAGTCGACACTTACATTGCCACTTTATCATAA
- the LOC109708014 gene encoding replication protein A 32 kDa subunit B isoform X2 — protein MYSNQYDGGGGGGSSSLFSGGGFMPSQATQTPESGFSKSRGVQTLLPLTVKQIREAYQSSDDKSNFVIDGVEAAAARLLGRVVNKVERVTDVSFALDDGTGRIDVHRWVQDTSETNEMAAIQNGMYVVVGGSLKGFQGKNHLVAYSVRPVIDFNELTHHFIECIHVHLENTRQKVVASMGSTTPFINDQKGYQTSIPNQFSTNPPMAAGPETDIRDLVLNVFQEPSSLAREHGLHVDEVVRRLGLPGDKIRDAVDYHVDVGNIYSTIDEYHYKSACNG, from the exons ATGTACTCAAACCAGTACgacgggggcggcggcggcggcagctccTCCCTCTTCTCCGGTGGCGGTTTCATGCCCTCGCAGGCCACCCAAACCCCCGAATCCGGATTCTCCAAG AGTCGGGGCGTTCAGACGCTGCTCCCACTTACAGTGAAGCAGATCCGCGAAGCTTATCAATCCTCCGATGACAAGTCCAACTTTGTTATTGATGGCGTCGAAGCAGCTGCT GCGAGGCTCTTGGGCCGTGTGGTGAATAAGGTCGAGAGGGTCACCGATGTCTCCTTTGCCCTTGATGATGGCACAGGAAGGATTGATGTCCACCGTTG GGTCCAAGACACTTCAGAAACAAATGAAATGGCTGCTATTCA GAACGGAATGTATGTTGTCGTTGGTGGTAGCTTGAAAGGTTTCCAAGGCAAAAATCATCTGGTGGCTTACTCTGTTCG ACCTGTGATTGACTTCAACGAACTCACACATCACTTTATTGAGTGTATTCATGTTCATCTTGAGAACACCAGACAAAAG GTCGTCGCATCAATGGGATCAACAACTCCTTTCATTAATGATCAAAAGGGATACCAGACTTCTATCCCCAATCAA TTTTCCACAAATCCGCCAATGGCGGCTGGACCTGAGACTGACATCCGTGACTTGGTCTTGAATGTTTTCCAGGAACCATCAAGCCT GGCTCGTGAGCATGGATTGCATGTGGATGAAGTTGTCAGACGACTTGGACTGCCAGGAGATAAGATCAG AGATGCTGTCGACTACCATGTTGACGTTGGCAATATATATTCTACAATCGATGAATATCATTACAAGTCTGCATGCAATGGCTGA